CCTCGATCATGGACTTCTTGTCCATCAGGTGGGCCATGGCCCGACGGAACTTCACCTGGCGGAAGAGCTTGGCCTTGTTGGCATCCTTGTGGTTCCAGTTGAAGACGATGAAGTTGGTGCCCGTGGTCACGTCGGCGTTGGGGAAGATCTCGCCCTTGAGGCCGCCCGAGCGGATGCGCTCGAGGATCTGGGCTACCTGGTCGGCGTTGGCGGCGGCGTACAGGTCGGACTCACCCGCCAGGAACTTGGCCAGCGAGGCGTTGAGGTCGGAGACGGTGGTGAAGGTGTAGCGCTCGAGGTAGGCTACCGGGCTGTTCTTGTCGTCCACCCCCCAGTAGTTGGGGTTGCGTCTGAGCACCACGCGCTCGCCCTTGGAGTAGGACTCGAGCATGAAGGGGCCGCCCGAGATGATGCGGTTGACGGGAGTATCGAGGGTCCACAATTCAGCGATCTTGCCCGCTTTGTAGGCCTCACCGAAGATGTGCTCGGGCGCGATGTACCAGCCCTGGATCAGGGACGGGGCGTAGGGCTTGGGGAAGTCGGCCCGCACGGTGTACTGATCCACCTTGCTCCACTTGATGGGCTGACCATCCAGGATAAAGCTGCTGCGCGAGTTGGAGTTGACCTTGGGGTCGGCGTGGGCGGTGGCGCTGAAGATCACGTCGTCGGCGTCGATGGGCTGCCCGTCAGACCACTTAGCCCCCTGACGCAGCTTGAAGATCACGGTCAGGCCGTTATTGCGCACTTCCCAGGACTGAGCCAGGTAGCCCTCGGGCTTGAGGTCGTAGGGATTGTAGCCAGTCAGGTAGGGTAGGAAGAGCCCTATGACGTCCGTAGACGAGGTTTCCCGCGCCACAAAGGGGTTGAAGGTGCGGGGATCGGAGATGGCGGTGACGCGGTAATTGCCACCCGCCTTGCCCGCTTCTACCCCCTTGAACACCTTGGGCTGGGCCAGGGCCAACCCCGCTAAAGCCAGCATGCTTAGCACCAGGATTCTTCTCATCTGAGCCTCCAAAGCGACAGTCCAAAAAAACCCAAGCACCATGACTTGAGTAAGGCGCAAGGGATTGGACTTGGTTCAACGCTATCGGCCTGGCTGCCGTATGTCAAGGCTGTGCGGCCACAGGCTCGGTTGGCAGAATGAGGGCTTGATCCACCTTTTGGTGGAGAAAAGGGGGTGCCCGTGGGCACCCCCTCTCACAGAGCGTTCCCGATCAAATTCTCCAAATTCCCAAGACCAGCGCACCTAGGACAAAAACTGCCCCCAGCACCACGGTCAGCCGGTAAAGCCCACCGGTGACTCCCCTGGCGCTAAACAGGTCGCCGCTTCCGCCCAGCAGATCGCCCGCCCCGGTGGTTTTGGGCTCCTGGTTGAGCACCAGATAGACCAAAAGGGCGGCTATCAGCACGTAGCCGATGACGAACAGGGTATGCAAGATTTCCACTAGCTTCCTCCATCGAGCCCAGGGGCCTCGCTCATTCTGGTGCCGGGAGGGGGACTCGAACCCCCATGGCTGTTAACCGCTCGATTTTGAGTCGAGTGCGTCTACCGATTCCGCCATCCCGGCGTATTGGCTCGGCCCACAAGCCCAGCGACTTCAGATGATACGCATTCTTGGCCGCATGCGCAAGCCAATAGCCATTAGCACCGCCGCCAGCGCGACAACCCAGTCCCCCAGGCGAACGTAGAGGGTCTGGCCCTCGCGCAGCGCGTAAGGGGCGAGTAAAACCCCCTCGACGTGCTGCTGCAGGCGTTTCACCACCCGCCCCCAGGGGTCAACCGAGGCCGTCACCCCATCGTTGCCCACCCTGAGCAGCCAGCGCCCGGTCTCCACTGCCCGCATCCGGCCCATCTGAAAGTGCTGCTCGGCCCCGAAGCTGGGGCCGAACCAGGCGTCGTTGGTGCCCAGCACCAGCACCTGGGCGCCCTGGCCCACCAGGTCGCGGGCCACAGCAGGGAACACCGACTCGTAGCAGATGTAGGCTCCGTAGCGCTCGAGCACCACCGGGCGCTGCCCCGCCTCCCGATCCCCAAAGTGGCTGCCTGGCCCAAAGAAGGCCTCCGCGAAAAAGTTGTAGACCCCATCCAAGGCCCTGCGCCAGGGGTAGGCTTCCCCAAAGGGGGTAAGGCGGGTCTTGAGATGGGTAGCGACCACCCGCCCTTCGCGCCACAGGCGCATCTCATTGGCCGGTCCGTCGTTGAAGCCGGCCACCAGGTCGCGCCAGCCCAGAACGGCCTCGAGACCCTGGGGGAACTGGTAAACCGCCGTCTCTGGCCACACCACCAGGCGGGCCTCGGGATACTCGGCCAGGCCCCGTTGGGTCAGGCGCAGGTAAAGCTCGTCGTCGGGCAGGCCCATCCGCTTACGCAGCGGGTCTACGTTACCCTGCACCAGCAGGGCCTGGTGATCGGGCTGCTGAACGGGCAAGGGCATGACCCAGAAAAAAGCCCAGGCCGCTAGGGCCCAGTACTGCCTGCGGGCGATGGCCCAGGCCATCAACAGCACGATCAAAGTCAGCAGGAATACCCCGCCCAGCGCCCCCAGTACCCGCCCTGGCGCATCGACCATGCTGTAGCCCAGGAAGCCCCAGGGGAACTTGACCTCGGTGAGGGTGGTCCAGTAGTCCAACAGCAGCCAGCCGCCCACCCTGGCCAGGGGCCGCCGCACGGTGAAGCCAAACACAAGCCCCCACAGCGCAGCCTTGACCAGGATCAAAGGGATGAAGGGCACTGCCCCCCAGGGTCCAAAATTGAGGGTAAAGCTCTGCGGCAGCCAGATCAGATGCAAAGCCCAGAAGCCCAGCCCCGCCAGAAAACCCACCCTAAAACCCCCCTGAAGTAGGAAAAAAGCCAGGGGCACAGGGGCTAGGAAACCCAAAGGGAACGGGGGGAGGGTAAGGGCTAAGGCCAGGCCAGCCGCGACGAAGCGCACGGCTTGAAGTATACCCAGCCCCCCTCGTGAGTTGCGTGGCACCCCTGTGAATAACCGTACCGCCAAAAGCGATTCATGGAAAAATGTACAGCGATGCGTCTGGCCATCCTCGCCGAGATACACGCCAACCTGCCCGCGCTCGAGGCCGCTTTGCAGGCCGCGCGCCACGAAAGCGTAGATCAGGTGTGGGCGGTGGGGGATCTGGTAGGTTACGGGCCCCATCCCCGCCAGGTGCTGCGTCGGCTCGACAAAGAAGGCATTCCCTGCGTCCCTGGTTCTGCCGACCTCAAGGTGGCCTTCGCCATGATGGGCATGCAGCGCGAGGGTGTCGCCGACTCGATCCTGGCCTGGACCAGCGAACAGCTCAGCAAGCGGGAGCTGCAATTCCTGCGCAGCCTGCGCCCCCGCCAACGCATCGAGCTCAAAGGGGGCCGCCTCACCGCACTGCACGGCCTCCCCGACGACCCGGAGGCCAAGCTCGACACCGAGGCCAACGTGCGTGACATCCTGGAGGTGTTCGGCAAGCTGCGCACCCGCTGGGGCGTGTTCGCCGGGCGACACATCCCCTTCTATCGGCGCGTAGGCGACGGCCTGGTGATCGACCCGGGTTCGGTGGGCCTGACCCTTGGCGGTGAACCCGGTGCCGACGTGTTGATCCTGGAAGAAGACCTCGAGGGCCGGCTCAACATCCGCTTCCTCAAGGTGCCCTACGACTTCGGCCAGGTCATCTTCGACCTCACCGCCTGGGAGCTGCCGCCCATCGTGGCCGAGGTAATCCGGCTGGGGCGTTATCCGGGGTGAGGGGCGCGGTCAACCTTCAGTAGGGTGTGGCCCGTGTCCGGCATCCCTTCCAGCGCCTCCCGCACGTAGCTCGCCACCGTCGCGCTGGGATCGCGCAGGGCAGCTTCGGCCTCGGCGGCCCTTCCCAGGCGCACCATCGCCGCCGCCGCCGTGGCCCGGACCACCGGGTTGACGTCCTGCAGTGCACGGCGGAAGTAGGGCAAGTAGGCGTCATCCCCCGTGTTAAAGAGCACGATGAGCGCATTGCGGGCCAGCGCAGCGCGGCCTGGGCGCGTGTACACCGTGCCCTCGAAGCGGCGGGCGAAAGCCCGGCTCGAGAGCTCCAGGAAAGCCCACAGGTCGGGGTGGGCCAACTCGGGCTCGGGGGTAAAGCCCCGCCAGAAGAGCGCGGCCCTGCGGTTCCAGGGGCACACCTCCTGGCAGACGTCGCAACCCAGCAGCCAATCGCCCATGCCAGCCCACAGCGCCTGTGGGATCGGCCCCCGGTGCTCGATGGTCCAGTAGCTGATGCAGCGCCGGGCGTCCAGGGTGCCATCACCGGGCAGAGCCTGGGTCGGGCAGGCGCGATGGCAGCGGGCGCAGCGACCGCAGCGGTTGGGGTGAAGCGAGGCGGGTGGGGCCTCGAGCTCGGTGAGCAAGACGGCCAGCGTCAGGTAGCTGCCTTCCTCCATCCGCATCCACATGCCGTTCTTGCCGATCCAGCCCAACCCACCCAAAGCAGCATAGCTGCGCTCGGACAGCGGCCCGTGATCGACATAGCCTTTAGCCTGAACGCCGGACTGCCGGGCCAGGCTTTCCAGCGCGGCCAGGTGGGGCCGGAGCAGTTCGTGGTAATCGCGCACCCAAGCGTAGCGGGCCACCCGCCCCAGCCGCAGGCCGCCATCGGGGAGGCCGGGGTCGGGGTAGGCGTGCGCGGCAGCCAACACCAGAACGCTGCGCGCCCAGGCGAAGCGACGGGAGGGCTCGAGCCGCTCCTCCAGCCGCCGACCCAGGTAATCCATCCCGGCGTGGCCCCCCTGTTCGATCCAATCCCGGTAACGCCGCCGTATGCGCTCGGGCAGCTCGAGCGCGGCCCAGGCGCTGAGCAGACCCTGTTCGCGCGCGTAGCCCTCCAGGGCATCCCGGACATCCACACCGATATAATCCCCCCGTGGAGACGCTACGCATAGCCCTCTTGGGTGCTGGAACCGTGGGTGGTTCCCTGGTCGAGTTGCTGGAGGCTCACCAAAAGCGCCTCGAGGCCCTCGGCTACCGGCCCGAGCTGGTCTCGGTGCTGGTGCGCGACGCCGGCAAACCCCGCCCCGGCATCCCCCCTCACCTGCTGACCACCGATCCCGGCGCTGTAGCCGAGGCCGACGTGCTGATCGAGGTGATGGGAGGAAGCAAGCTAGCAGGAGACTTGGTGCTGAGAGCCCTCGAGGCCGACACCCCGGTGATCACCGCCAACAAGGCCCTGCTGGCCGAGCGCTGGCGCGAGCTGAGGGGCTATGCCGAGGATGGCCTCTTGTACTACGAAGCCAGCGTGATGGCCGGAACCCCGGTAATCGGCGCACTACAGAGCCTGTGGGGAAACCGCCTGCTCGAGCTGCACGGCATCCTCAACGGCACCTGCAACTACATCCTGAACCGCCTCGAGGCGGGCATCCCCTACCCCCAGGCCCTCAAGGAAGCCCAGGACAAGGGCTACGCCGAGGCTGACCCCACGCTCGACGTGGGCGGTTTCGACGCGGCCCACAAGCTCACGGTGCTCTCGAGGCTCACCGTAGACCCCGACTTCGCCTGGGAGGAGGTCCGGGCCAACACCCGCGGCATCGAGCACCTCACCCCCGAATTGCTCAACGAAGCTCGCGCCAACGGCCAGGTGATCCGGCTGGTCGCAAGCCTCTTCCCCGAAGGCGGGCGCTGGGTGGGCAAGGTGCGCCCGGTGCGCCTGCCCGCTAACCACCCCCTGGCCCTCATGGGCAGCGTGCGCAACGCCCTGCTCTGCCGCACCCAAGAGGCGGGCGAGCTGGTGTTCTCCGGCGCGGGGGCGGGCGGTCACGTCACCGCCAGTGCCGTGCTGGGGGACCTCTACCGCCTGGTGGCGGGCCAGCCCGGCCACCTGCCCATCCCCAATGCCCTGCCCCTGCCCGGTACTCGGGTTGAGGCGCTGGAAGAAGCCTGAAGATGATCCGCTACCACAGCACCCGCGACCCCCGCAAGACCCCTGTGCGTTTCGAGGATGCCCTGCTCAAGGGCCTGGCCCCCGATGGGGGTTTGTACGTCCCCGACGGCATTCCATCCCTCGACCCCACCAACTGGCTGAGCGCCGACTCCCTGCCCGAACTCGGGGTAAGCGTCCTGCGCCGCTGGCTCGAGCCTGAGGTCCCCCTGAGCGCGCTCGAGTCTATCCTGCACGACGCCCTCGACTTCCCCTGCCCCCTAGTACAGCTCAGCGAAGACCTCTTCGTGCTCGAGCTCTTCCACGGTCCCACCCTCTCCTTCAAGGACTTCGCAGCCCGCACCATGGCGCGCCTGATGCAGCACTTTCTGCGCCAGCGCGGCGAGCGGCGCATCATCCTGGTCGCCACCTCCGGCGACACCGGCAGCGCCGTGGCCGACGGCTTCGCCGGCCAAGACAACATCGAGGTGGTGCTGCTCTACCCGCTGGGCAAGGTCAGCGACGTGCAGGAGCGCCAGCTCATCGTGCGCCGACCCGGCGTGCGGGCGCTGGCGGTGCGGGGCAGCTTCGACGACTGCCAGCGCATGGTCAAGGAAGCCTTTGTAGACCGCGAACTGGCCCACCTGCCCCTCAGCAGCGCCAACTCCATCAACATCGGGCGGCTGCTGCCGCAATCGCTGTACTACCTCTGGGCCGTCCGGCAGCTTGCGCAGCGCGGCCTCGATCCAAACCAGGTGAACTTCTGCGTTCCCAGTGGCAATCTGGGCAACCTCACCGGCGGGGTTCTGGCCGCTTTGATGGGCCAGCCCGTGCACCGCTTCCTCGCCGCCCACAACGCCAACCACTTCTTCCCCGACTTCCTGGCTGGCAAGGTGGAAGCCTACGAGTTCCACCCCACCATCGCCACCGTCTCCAACGCCATGGACGTGGGCTCACCCAGCAACTTCGAGCGCCTGCTACACCTGCTCGGCCCCGAGCGCATGCGGGCGTGGTTCTGGGGCACCACCGTCTCAGACGAGGCCACCCTCGAGCGCATGCGCGAGACCCACCGGACCTACGGCTACCTGGCCTGCCCCCACACCGCGGTGGGCCTGGAGGCCCTGGCCCGCTACCGCGCCCAGACCGGCGACCGCACCCCGCTTATCACGCTGGCCTGCGCCCACCCCGCCAAGTTCCCCGACGCTGTATCCAGCGCCCTGGGCATCGCCGTACCCAAGGAGGAAGCGCTCGAGACGCTGTGGCAGCGGGAGACCCAGGTGACGACCGTCGAACCCTCGCTGCAAGCGCTCAGGCAGGTGTTGCTGAGTTGAGATGCGGGGTACTAGACGCCGCGGGCGCAGGAGGCCTTGGCCCTCGAGCTCAGGCCACAAGCCACCCATCCCCCACACCCCCTTTCACCCGGATCGCGTAGACTACTGGGCATGGAGTCGAAGGAGAAAACCAGCAAAGAGCCCTTTCCTGGAGCCTACATCGTCGGCCTCGCCATCACGTTGGCCCTGTTGATCGGCGTGGTGTTGGTAGGCAGCAGCCTCTCCCCCGCCACCTCGGGCTTTTTGGTGGCGCTGGGCCTGGGCCTCACGGTCAATCCCAAGTACGCGCTGTGGTTTCTGGCCGCCGGGGTGTTCTGTACCCTGATGGGCTTCGCCGGGGGTGAGCCCCAGGTCGCCTGGGGCGGGGTGGGCCTAATCCTGTCGCAGCTCGTGGTCAAGCTGTTCATCAAGTCCTGAGGCGGGCCCCATGTCGCCCCACCGCTTTGCCCAAACCCTCTCGCTGCTTGGCGTGGCGGCTTTCGCGGTGGGCTACTTCCTGCGCTCCAGTCCCCCGCTGGTGGGGTTGGGGCTGGGCGTGATGCTGGGCGCAGCCATCGTGCAGTACCCGCAGGGGCAGCGACCCTTCGTGCTGCCCTTGTATGCCTGGGTGGGCGGCCTGCTGGCGTTCACCCAGTTCTTCGTCGGGCACTTCCTGGGGTACGTGGGTGGCCTGGCGCTGGGTTTGGCCTTACCCTATCTGCTATACCTGAGGCAAAGGAGCACGCCTTGAAAAGCGCACTCGTCCATCTGGCCACCCGCCAAACTCCAGAAGCAACCCTCGAGGCTGCCTTGGGCTGGCTCGAGCAAGCCCACGCCCAGGGTGCCGACTTGGCCCTGCTGCCCGAGCTGTTCCCTTCCGGCTACCGCTACGCCGATGCCCCCAAGACCCCCTGGGTGCTGGCCCAGCTCCAGGACTTCGCCCGCCGCAGCGGGGTAACCATAGCCTGCGGGGTGCTCGAGCAGGCGGGTGAACGCCATGCCAACCGCCTGCGGGTGCTCGCGCCCGAGGGCGAGCGTGCGGTCTACACCAAGCTGCACCTCATCCCCGCCTTCGACGAACCGCACACCATGATTCCTGGCGAAAAGCCGGTGGCGCTCGAGCTCGGCGGCTTCACCGCCGGGCTGAGCATCTGCTTCGACCTGCGCTTCCCCGAGCTGTACCGGGGTTACGCGGTACAGGGCGCCGACCTCTTCCTGGTGCCCTCGGCCTGGCCCGCCGAGCGGGCCGCGGCCTGGGAGCTGCTGACGCGGGCCAGGGCCGCCGAGAACCAGGCCTATCTGCTAGCGGTCAACCACGCCGAGCCCCCCTTCGGGGCCCCCAGCCTGGCGGTAGGCCCACTGGGTGAGGTACTGGGGCGGCTCGAGAGGGAAGGGCTACTGGTGGTCGAACTCGACCCCACCCTGCCCAAACGGCTTCGCCAGCAGTTTCCCGTGCTCTCCGAGCGTCGTCGCGACCTCTACGGCGACCTTTTCGCCCAACCGGTGAGCAAGTAGGCCGCCGCCCCCAGCAGCATCCCCTCGGCCATGTTAGGTAGGTAGGGCCAGTAAGTGCCGAGCTCGAGGCGTAAATAGATCAGCAAGGGCCAGGGTATCAAGGCCCAAGCCAGCCCATATTGCCCCCATCCCGCTGCCAGCACAAAGGCTACCCCCAACCCATGGTGGTAGCCTATCCAGCCTGAGCCGAAGGAGGTCTGGTAGACGAACCACAGCAGGTTGAGCCAGGCCCCAGCCACGCCCCAATTGAGCCGTGTGAAGCGCACCACGGCGAAGCCCAACCCCGCCAGCGCCAATGCCACGAAGAAATCCTCGACCGCGATCATGCCGAACAGAGCCTACGGCAGCCCCCGGGCTTTGGCAATCAGCGCAAGCGCTTGAGGTACTCCATCGCCGCTGCCAGCGGATCCTTCTCGACCACCCAATCGGGCTCCACGCCCCGGCCTTCCCAGGTGGGGCCACTGAAGGGAGCCAGCACCCCCGAGGCCACCAGGGCTACGGCGCCATCGGAGAAGCAGTACGGCAGCAGGATTTCGGTATTTCCCGCGGTGCGGGTGCCGATGAGGTAAGCCCGCCTGGCGTTCTTGAGCGCCCCGGCCAACCCCTCGGCTGCCGAGTTGACCTCTGCGTCGATCAGGACCACCAGCGGTTTGTGGGTGAGGGGCTGACCGAAGAGGGGGGTGGTGGGCAGGGGTGAGACCCCAAAAGCCCTGGTCACCAAACGCCAAGGTACCCCGCGCATGAAATAGCCCGCCACCTCGGCCATCCGGATGGCCAGGCCACCGGGATTACCCCGCAGGTCGAGCACGTAGCCGATGGCCTGGGCGTCATAGCGTCCGATGGCCTGTCGCAGCATCTGCGGGCCGCTGGCGTCCACCAGGTTGCTCAGCCGGAACACCACGATGCGCTCCGTATATTCCACCCTGGAGGGAGGGAAGGCCGGTGCCGGTGCCGCCTCCTCCGGCCTGGCCGTGGGCTTTTCAGGCTTGGTGGGTTTGGCTGTGGGCGAAGGCGCGGCGGACGAGGGTGAGCTCGAGGGGGCTTCCCCCTCAAAGGGCAGCGGATAGCACTGGGCTCCCGCCAAGTAGCGCCGCGCCTCTTCAGGGCTCAAGAAGTCGGTGTGCTGGTCGCCGATCTCGTCGTACATAGCGGAGATGAGCGCATACAGTTCGTCCCAGCTGGCGATTTGGGGTAACCGCGCACGGTATTTCTCCCCCACTGCATTCCAGTCCACGCCGCGATGGTTGCTGTCCCAGTAGCGCTCGTGAATCAGCCTCCAGGCCTGCTCGAAGCGCAGCGAGTAGGCATCCGGCTGGGCCATACCCACCGTCAGCAACAACCACAGGGCCAACCCTCCAAGCACCGTCTTCAAGCCACCCTCACTTTCAGCGGATCCCCGGTATGGCCTGGTGATAGGCTTCCTGCATGCGCTGCACGATGACCTCGAGGCATTTCTCGATGGCTTGATCCAAGTCCTCACCGGGAATCACCGGGATGCGGGCGTTGCCAGCGAGCTCGATGAGGTGGTTCTGGATCATGCGAATCTCGTGAAAATGCCGCAGGTAGTCGGTGCGCGGACGTTTGCCCTGGGTCTCCTTCTCGCGCAGGATGAAGCGGTCGCGGTGAATGTTCTCGTCGTTCACCACCAGCATCAGCGGGATCTGAATCACCTCACTCTGCCAGGGGTGCGAGAGGTAACCCGGAACCACGTGAACACCCTCGACCACCAGCGAGGTGCGCTCCTGGGCCCCGCGCTCCTGGATGGCCCGCAGCCCCACCGCTACCCGCGCTACCTGGTCGCGGAAGCCCTGTAGGATCAGCGAATCGTCGGGCTGGGCTTGCTTGGGCAGGGCCAGGGCGCTCCAGGCGTCGAAGCTGCTGGTGTGCAGGGTGGGTACCAAGTCGGCGGGCACCGTGGCCCGCAAAATCTCACGGATGGTGTCGGTAGAGATTAAGCGAGTGATGCCCAGGCGGTAGCTCAGGGCCGAAGCCAGCA
The window above is part of the Calidithermus timidus DSM 17022 genome. Proteins encoded here:
- a CDS encoding ABC transporter substrate-binding protein, with product MRRILVLSMLALAGLALAQPKVFKGVEAGKAGGNYRVTAISDPRTFNPFVARETSSTDVIGLFLPYLTGYNPYDLKPEGYLAQSWEVRNNGLTVIFKLRQGAKWSDGQPIDADDVIFSATAHADPKVNSNSRSSFILDGQPIKWSKVDQYTVRADFPKPYAPSLIQGWYIAPEHIFGEAYKAGKIAELWTLDTPVNRIISGGPFMLESYSKGERVVLRRNPNYWGVDDKNSPVAYLERYTFTTVSDLNASLAKFLAGESDLYAAANADQVAQILERIRSGGLKGEIFPNADVTTGTNFIVFNWNHKDANKAKLFRQVKFRRAMAHLMDKKSMIEVALGGLGQPQWSPISIPVKQFFTDDVAKYDYSPQKAAALLAELGFRKKNAQGFLVDAAGKVLEFNLVTNQGNNIREKIAQIFAEDARKIGIKVNYRPIDFNELVRQLTQPAADGTRDFDAILIGLTGGIEPAFSRNVWQLNGSLHAWNLGVGGQAPKQIESFEVLIDKLMTQGATTLDPAKRREIYVQFQKVVAENVPLIYTVAPAYNPARNARIGGLFPKGQINSIVGQYPYIETVFAKE
- the secG gene encoding preprotein translocase subunit SecG gives rise to the protein MEILHTLFVIGYVLIAALLVYLVLNQEPKTTGAGDLLGGSGDLFSARGVTGGLYRLTVVLGAVFVLGALVLGIWRI
- a CDS encoding S41 family peptidase; protein product: MLGGLALWLLLTVGMAQPDAYSLRFEQAWRLIHERYWDSNHRGVDWNAVGEKYRARLPQIASWDELYALISAMYDEIGDQHTDFLSPEEARRYLAGAQCYPLPFEGEAPSSSPSSAAPSPTAKPTKPEKPTARPEEAAPAPAFPPSRVEYTERIVVFRLSNLVDASGPQMLRQAIGRYDAQAIGYVLDLRGNPGGLAIRMAEVAGYFMRGVPWRLVTRAFGVSPLPTTPLFGQPLTHKPLVVLIDAEVNSAAEGLAGALKNARRAYLIGTRTAGNTEILLPYCFSDGAVALVASGVLAPFSGPTWEGRGVEPDWVVEKDPLAAAMEYLKRLR
- the lnt gene encoding apolipoprotein N-acyltransferase; the encoded protein is MRFVAAGLALALTLPPFPLGFLAPVPLAFFLLQGGFRVGFLAGLGFWALHLIWLPQSFTLNFGPWGAVPFIPLILVKAALWGLVFGFTVRRPLARVGGWLLLDYWTTLTEVKFPWGFLGYSMVDAPGRVLGALGGVFLLTLIVLLMAWAIARRQYWALAAWAFFWVMPLPVQQPDHQALLVQGNVDPLRKRMGLPDDELYLRLTQRGLAEYPEARLVVWPETAVYQFPQGLEAVLGWRDLVAGFNDGPANEMRLWREGRVVATHLKTRLTPFGEAYPWRRALDGVYNFFAEAFFGPGSHFGDREAGQRPVVLERYGAYICYESVFPAVARDLVGQGAQVLVLGTNDAWFGPSFGAEQHFQMGRMRAVETGRWLLRVGNDGVTASVDPWGRVVKRLQQHVEGVLLAPYALREGQTLYVRLGDWVVALAAVLMAIGLRMRPRMRII
- a CDS encoding homoserine dehydrogenase — protein: METLRIALLGAGTVGGSLVELLEAHQKRLEALGYRPELVSVLVRDAGKPRPGIPPHLLTTDPGAVAEADVLIEVMGGSKLAGDLVLRALEADTPVITANKALLAERWRELRGYAEDGLLYYEASVMAGTPVIGALQSLWGNRLLELHGILNGTCNYILNRLEAGIPYPQALKEAQDKGYAEADPTLDVGGFDAAHKLTVLSRLTVDPDFAWEEVRANTRGIEHLTPELLNEARANGQVIRLVASLFPEGGRWVGKVRPVRLPANHPLALMGSVRNALLCRTQEAGELVFSGAGAGGHVTASAVLGDLYRLVAGQPGHLPIPNALPLPGTRVEALEEA
- a CDS encoding nitrilase-related carbon-nitrogen hydrolase, with the protein product MKSALVHLATRQTPEATLEAALGWLEQAHAQGADLALLPELFPSGYRYADAPKTPWVLAQLQDFARRSGVTIACGVLEQAGERHANRLRVLAPEGERAVYTKLHLIPAFDEPHTMIPGEKPVALELGGFTAGLSICFDLRFPELYRGYAVQGADLFLVPSAWPAERAAAWELLTRARAAENQAYLLAVNHAEPPFGAPSLAVGPLGEVLGRLEREGLLVVELDPTLPKRLRQQFPVLSERRRDLYGDLFAQPVSK
- a CDS encoding metallophosphoesterase family protein, whose protein sequence is MRLAILAEIHANLPALEAALQAARHESVDQVWAVGDLVGYGPHPRQVLRRLDKEGIPCVPGSADLKVAFAMMGMQREGVADSILAWTSEQLSKRELQFLRSLRPRQRIELKGGRLTALHGLPDDPEAKLDTEANVRDILEVFGKLRTRWGVFAGRHIPFYRRVGDGLVIDPGSVGLTLGGEPGADVLILEEDLEGRLNIRFLKVPYDFGQVIFDLTAWELPPIVAEVIRLGRYPG
- the thrC gene encoding threonine synthase, with translation MIRYHSTRDPRKTPVRFEDALLKGLAPDGGLYVPDGIPSLDPTNWLSADSLPELGVSVLRRWLEPEVPLSALESILHDALDFPCPLVQLSEDLFVLELFHGPTLSFKDFAARTMARLMQHFLRQRGERRIILVATSGDTGSAVADGFAGQDNIEVVLLYPLGKVSDVQERQLIVRRPGVRALAVRGSFDDCQRMVKEAFVDRELAHLPLSSANSINIGRLLPQSLYYLWAVRQLAQRGLDPNQVNFCVPSGNLGNLTGGVLAALMGQPVHRFLAAHNANHFFPDFLAGKVEAYEFHPTIATVSNAMDVGSPSNFERLLHLLGPERMRAWFWGTTVSDEATLERMRETHRTYGYLACPHTAVGLEALARYRAQTGDRTPLITLACAHPAKFPDAVSSALGIAVPKEEALETLWQRETQVTTVEPSLQALRQVLLS
- the queG gene encoding tRNA epoxyqueuosine(34) reductase QueG, which produces MDVRDALEGYAREQGLLSAWAALELPERIRRRYRDWIEQGGHAGMDYLGRRLEERLEPSRRFAWARSVLVLAAAHAYPDPGLPDGGLRLGRVARYAWVRDYHELLRPHLAALESLARQSGVQAKGYVDHGPLSERSYAALGGLGWIGKNGMWMRMEEGSYLTLAVLLTELEAPPASLHPNRCGRCARCHRACPTQALPGDGTLDARRCISYWTIEHRGPIPQALWAGMGDWLLGCDVCQEVCPWNRRAALFWRGFTPEPELAHPDLWAFLELSSRAFARRFEGTVYTRPGRAALARNALIVLFNTGDDAYLPYFRRALQDVNPVVRATAAAAMVRLGRAAEAEAALRDPSATVASYVREALEGMPDTGHTLLKVDRAPHPG